A genome region from Schistocerca americana isolate TAMUIC-IGC-003095 chromosome 1, iqSchAmer2.1, whole genome shotgun sequence includes the following:
- the LOC124606399 gene encoding homeobox-leucine zipper protein HOX24-like, whose product MSRQQTERSIPHLRDIFGFHGWEPQPQQPDPAAAVAQKLQEMRVDASNDSAVSVGSTSEDDSPQKGGGGGGGGGGGGGSGKKKKQRNSRRDNARTLTERDVKHLERHLSMKKTIRKKIMRDLQQAFVEDPNEFRVEDISPEQLKAEINIQSLSFGAPQKRPGKKAAAEPNFLDMLRAGSAPGGRVVNDDEDSGHGSPTRESPGGRLADCGYADDDDDDVGEGYEPEPEPEAAKKTSFWRRFTMKGRNKR is encoded by the exons ATGTCCCGCCAGCAGACGGAGCGCTCCATCCCGCACCTGCGCGACATCTTCGGCTTCCACGGCTGGGAGCCGCAGCCGCAGCAGCCCGACCCGGCGGCCGCAGTCGCGCAGAAGCTGCAGGAGATGCGCGTCGACGCCAGCAACGACAGCGCCGTGTCCGTGGGCTCCACCAGCGAGGACGACTCCCCGCAGaaggggggcggcgggggcggcggcggcggcggcggcggcggcagcggcaagaAGAAGAAGCAGCGCAACAGCCGGCGCGACAACGCGCGCACCCTCACCGAGCGCGACGTGAAGCACCTGGAGCGCCACCTCTCCATGAAGAAGACCATCCGCAAGAAGATCATGCGCGACCTGCAGCAGGCTTTCGTAGAG GACCCGAACGAGTTCCGCGTGGAGGACATCTCGCCCGAACAGCTGAAGGCCGAGATCAACATCCAGAGCTTGAGCTTCGGCGCCCCGCAGAAGCGGCCCGGGAAGAAGGCCGCCGCAGAGCCCAACTTCCTGGACATGCTGCGCGCCGGCAGCGCCCCTGGCGGCCGCGTCGTCAACGACGACGAGGACTCCGGCCACGGCTCGCCGACGCGCGAGTCACCTGGCGGCCGGCTGGCGGACTGCGGCTACGcggatgacgacgacgatgacgtcGGCGAGGGCTACGAGCCGGAGCCCGAGCCTGAGGCGGCGAAGAAGACGAGCTTCTGGCGGCGGTTCACCATGAAGGGCCGCAACAAGCGGTGA